The following are encoded in a window of Pseudomonas sp. St316 genomic DNA:
- a CDS encoding type I secretion system permease/ATPase, with translation MKAHNAVSAPVVAPSLKSVLRRGLLGAALFSGVINILALVGPVFMLEVYDRVIPSQSVPTLVALGLLALGVYALSGLLDIIRSRVMVRIASSLDLALSAKVFNVIAGASLKTPITGDALKPAQELDQIRGFIGGPGLVAFFDLPWMPVYLAVCFYIHPLFGLLAAGLMIILISLTLITDRQTRKLMRASADALNKRNHLGQQAHQNAEALMAMGMLANTSNLWQNNHSTFITLQRRSIDIGGFYGGISKTLRQVVQSAALALGAWLVIKGDLSGGTMIAASIIVARTLAPAEQVIATWRSLLGAQIAWKRLLEVFSLFPDAQSKTELPTAHRSLQVESVFAAPPGAQRLTLQNINFMVAAGTAVGVVGPSASGKSSLARVLVNAWAPARGHVRLDGAPLDQLTELARGKLIGYLPQSVGLFTGTVAQNIARLDPSAQDSAIVSAAQLAGVHELILQLPQGYETQVGEGGVNLSAGQRQRVALARALFGDPFLVVLDEPNSNLDAEGEQALAKAILALKARGAIVVVIAHRTNILSVIDQVLILENGVQAAYGPRDVVLKRAPATPPRPSSNVVELGVSN, from the coding sequence TTGAAAGCCCATAACGCTGTCAGTGCGCCTGTTGTCGCGCCTTCATTGAAATCGGTATTGCGTCGGGGCCTGCTGGGTGCTGCGCTGTTTTCCGGTGTGATCAATATTCTGGCGCTGGTTGGCCCGGTGTTCATGCTGGAAGTCTACGACCGGGTCATTCCCAGCCAGAGCGTCCCGACCCTGGTCGCCCTGGGGCTGCTGGCACTTGGGGTTTATGCGCTTTCAGGTCTGCTGGATATCATTCGCTCCCGGGTCATGGTGCGAATTGCTTCCTCGCTGGATCTGGCGCTGTCCGCAAAGGTCTTCAATGTCATTGCCGGTGCGTCGCTGAAAACGCCCATTACCGGCGATGCCTTGAAACCGGCTCAGGAGCTGGATCAGATTCGCGGTTTTATTGGCGGACCGGGCCTGGTGGCTTTTTTCGATTTGCCCTGGATGCCGGTTTACCTCGCGGTCTGCTTTTACATTCATCCGTTGTTCGGCCTTTTGGCCGCCGGCCTGATGATTATCCTTATCAGTCTGACCCTGATCACTGATCGGCAAACCCGCAAACTGATGCGGGCTTCGGCCGATGCGTTGAACAAGCGCAACCATCTGGGTCAGCAAGCTCACCAGAACGCCGAAGCGCTGATGGCCATGGGCATGTTGGCCAACACGTCGAACCTCTGGCAGAACAATCACAGCACCTTCATCACCCTGCAGCGGCGCTCGATCGACATTGGCGGCTTTTACGGTGGCATTTCCAAAACCCTGCGTCAGGTCGTTCAGTCAGCCGCTCTGGCTCTGGGCGCATGGCTGGTGATCAAAGGCGACTTGAGCGGCGGCACGATGATCGCGGCCTCGATTATTGTGGCGCGGACCCTGGCACCGGCGGAGCAGGTCATTGCCACGTGGCGCAGCCTATTGGGGGCCCAGATCGCCTGGAAGAGGCTGCTGGAAGTGTTCTCTCTGTTCCCGGATGCCCAGAGCAAGACCGAGCTACCCACCGCCCATCGCAGTTTGCAGGTCGAAAGTGTGTTTGCCGCGCCGCCCGGCGCGCAGCGCCTGACTTTGCAGAATATCAACTTCATGGTCGCCGCAGGCACCGCTGTTGGTGTAGTGGGGCCGAGCGCATCGGGTAAGTCGTCATTGGCGCGTGTGCTGGTCAACGCGTGGGCGCCAGCGCGGGGGCATGTCCGGCTCGATGGGGCGCCGTTGGACCAGCTGACTGAGCTGGCTCGAGGCAAGTTGATCGGTTATCTGCCGCAAAGCGTTGGGCTGTTTACCGGAACCGTCGCCCAGAACATCGCACGATTGGATCCTTCAGCGCAGGACAGTGCGATTGTCAGTGCCGCGCAATTGGCCGGGGTCCATGAGCTTATTCTGCAATTGCCCCAGGGTTATGAAACCCAAGTGGGCGAGGGCGGGGTCAATCTTTCGGCGGGGCAACGACAGCGGGTGGCATTGGCCAGGGCGCTGTTTGGTGATCCCTTCCTGGTGGTATTGGATGAGCCGAATTCAAACCTCGATGCCGAAGGCGAGCAGGCGCTGGCCAAGGCCATTCTGGCGCTCAAGGCCCGTGGTGCAATCGTGGTGGTGATTGCCCATCGCACCAATATCTTGTCGGTGATCGATCAGGTACTGATCCTCGAGAATGGCGTGCAAGCGGCTTACGGCCCCAGGGATGTCGTCCTTAAACGAGCTCCGGCAACGCCCCCCCGGCCCTCCAGCAATGTTGTGGAACTGGGAGTATCCAACTGA